The Toxorhynchites rutilus septentrionalis strain SRP chromosome 3, ASM2978413v1, whole genome shotgun sequence genome includes a region encoding these proteins:
- the LOC129774588 gene encoding uncharacterized protein K02A2.6-like: MERMKSLARSFVYWPNIDDVVEDYVRCCRSCDEAAKSPRKTDLESWPIPSKPWERVHIDYAGPINGYYYFLVIDAYSKWPEIYRTRSTSTTKTLEMPDEIFARYGNPKTLVSDNGSQFVSARFKQFCEEAGITHLTIAPYHPQSNGQAERFVETLKRGLKNAPDHKSPAELFLGRPITTTLDLLKPRKTPTPAVNSKQNNQFNRHHGTVKREFCTNDLVYAEVHHRNQVSWVPGKVIEKKGPVMYAVLLESGRLIRSHTNQLRQRHLESSSDATETSLPWTMLLEEFGMQDLCTPCPNETADPDLEKAQQSPEVLPEMPPSGQQPPEAPPPTEPTLDQEEVPVPEAVVEVIEPQCSNRPVRNRRLPAWLAPYDLF; encoded by the exons ATGGAGCGGATGAAATCCCTAGCGAGGAGTTTCGTGTACTGGCCCAACATCGATGATGTCGTCGAAGACTACGTCCGCTGCTGTAGATCCTGTGATGAAGCTGCTAAGTCACCACGCAAGACGGACCTGGAGTCGTGGCCCATTCCATCGAAGCCGTGGGAACGAGTCCATATTGATTATGCTGGCCCAATCAATGGATACTACTACTTTCTGGTAATCGACGCATATTCAAAATGGCCAGAAATCTATCGCACTCGAAGCACAAGTACGACAAAGACACTGGAGATGCCAGACGAGATATTTGCAAGATACGGCAATCCCAAAACTCTCGTCTCGGATAATGGATCGCAATTTGTTAGCGCCAGATTCAAGCAATTCTGTGAAGAAGCTGGAATCACCCACTTAACGATTGCGCCCTACCATCCACAGTCTAATGGACAGGCTGAGCGCTTTGTGGAAACACTCAAGAGAGGACTCAAGAA TGCTCCTGATCATAAGTCTCCTGCAGAGCTTTTCCTTGGTAGACCCATCACTACTACTCTGGATCTGCTCAAACCCCGGAAGACACCGACACCAGCTGTAAACAGTAAGCAAAATAACCAGTTCAATCGACACCATGGCACCGTCAAGAGAGAGTTCTGCACTAATGATTTGGTGTATGCAGAGGTTCATCATCGCAATCAAGTCTCCTGGGTTCCTGGCAAGGTGATCGAGAAGAAAGGTCCAGTCATGTATGCTGTCCTCCTAGAATCCGGTCGTCTTATCCGTTCTCATACGAATCAGCTACGACAGCGTCATCTGGAATCCTCTAGTGATGCTACTGAGACAAGTTTGCCATGGACTATGCTGCTTGAGGAATTTGGTATGCAAGATTTGTGTACCCCATGCCCCAATGAAACTGCCGATCCTGATTTGGAAAAAGCCCAACAATCACCTGAAGTACTGCCCGAGATGCCACCCTCAGGTCAACAACCACCTGAGGCACCACCTCCTACCGAACCAACATTGGATCAAGAAGAGGTTCCAGTCCCTGAAGCCGTTGTTGAAGTCATTGAACCACAGTGTTCCAATCGACCCGTTCGTAACCGAAGGCTTCCAGCATGGCTTGCACCGTACGATCTCTTTTAA
- the LOC129774589 gene encoding uncharacterized protein K02A2.6-like produces the protein MSDQDLRNAILRLTELVASQQEQIQLLNRTGQANQPGSEKIIESLATGIEDFYYDPDGGVFFDAWFARYEDIFKVDDKNLDDPAKVRLLLRKMGTKFHERYVNSILPKHPRDFGLDDTVKKLKKLFGRQTSLFNDRYRCLQYVKNEADDFSSYAASVNKHCEAFQLTKLTDDQFKALRFVCGLHSPRDADIRTRLIGKLEAEEHAPPADGTKLTLENLVEECHRFKNLKQDTKMVEKPVPEKSVVNAVSTKPAKKKQPKSPCWFCGDLHFVKECPYQDHSCSKCKRKGHKEGYCSYVESKPKSAKKFEKPKSKEYVKSKGISVKRIDLQGKRKYVTVGINGNNSVLQLDCASDITIISTQTWKAIGKPAISETEITAISASGNKIDMTGEFLAELTIQSVTKAGIVYVSSSSDLDVLGIETIDLFDLWSIPFSSLVNAIHHKPEDTEQKLRTKFPEVFQRTLGRCTKAKVKLYLKPDVRPVYCPKRPVAYAALPKVDAELQRLQDKGIISPVKFSDWATSIVVVRKSDNVSVRICGDYSTGLNNALESDAHPLPHPDDVFADLAGCRYFSQLDLSDAYQQVEVEEESQKYLTINTHRGLFKYNRLPPGIKSAPGTFQRIIDSMVAGIPGVKPYLDEIMIAGRTKEEHDRSLHKFLERIKTYGFHLRIEECRFGLSQIKFLGHIIDKGCLRPDPAKTTPISQMPAPMNVLQLRSYLGVINYYGRFVKQMKELRAPMDYLLKQNVNWEWTASCQKSFDKFKTLLTSDLLLTHFDPNKEIIVAGDASKDGLGAVIMHRFPDGSVKAISHISRSLTPAEKNYGQNEKEALALIFAVTRFHKMLFGRKFTLQTDHQPLLKVFGSKKGIPVYTANRLQRWALTLMLYDFDIQFVRTEEFSWHFISPFKTDEISMQQPMKNMSLLLYKWKPMSTSSLPVTSEIIAAETSRDPVLQSVVFHINEGWPKYSKEIDDPVAQQFFTRRDSLQIVQG, from the coding sequence GCGCTACGAGGATATCTTCAAGGTTGACGACAAGAATCTGGACGATCCGGCGAAGGTGAGGCTACTCTTGAGGAAGATGGGCACCAAGTTCCATGAGCGGTACGTAAACAGTATCCTGCCAAAGCATCCCCGCGATTTCGGCCTGGACGACACGGTGAAGAAACTTAAGAAGCTTTTTGGCCGCCAAACCTCTCTGTTTAACGATCGCTACCGTTGTCTACAATATGTCAAGAACGAAGCAGACGATTTTTCAAGTTACGCTGCCTCTGTGAACAAGCACTGCGAAGCATTCCAGCTGACCAAGCTCACCGACGACCAATTCAAGGCACTACGTTTTGTTTGCGGTCTACACTCTCCCCGCGATGCAGACATCCGAACTCGATTGATCGGTAAGTTAGAAGCTGAAGAGCATGCTCCGCCAGCAGACGGCACGAAGCTCACACTGGAAAATCTCGTCGAGGAGTGTCATCGGTTTAAAAATCTGAAGCAGGACACCAAGATGGTAGAGAAGCCCGTTCCGGAAAAATCCGTCGTAAACGCCGTTTCTACCAAGCCTGCTAAGAAGAAGCAACCGAAATCTCCGTGCTGGTTCTGCGGTGATTTACACTTTGTGAAGGAATGCCCCTATCAAGACCACAGCTGTAGCAAGTGCAAACGGAAGGGGCACAAAGAAGGTTACTGCTCATACGTGGAATCAAAACCGAAGTCTGCAAAGAAATTCGAAAAACCGAAATCCAAGGAATACGTGAAGTCCAAAGGAATTTCGGTGAAACGCATCGATCTCCAAGGGAAGAGGAAATACGTTACCGTCGGAATCAATGGCAACAATTCTGTTCTCCAGTTGGATTGCGCTTCCGATATCACGATCATTTCTACGCAAACCTGGAAGGCGATCGGAAAACCAGCCATCAGCGAAACTGAAATCACCGCCATCAGCGCTTCCGGAAATAAGATCGACATGACTGGTGAGTTCCTTGCTGAATTAACCATCCAAAGCGTGACGAAAGCTGGTATTGTCTACGTGTCATCAAGCTCCGATTTGGATGTCCTTGGAATTGAAACAATCGACCTATTCGATCTGTGGTCAATTCCATTCAGCTCGCTGGTTAATGCTATCCATCATAAACCGGAAGACACTGAGCAAAAGCTGCGTACGAAGTTTCCTGAAGTGTTCCAGAGAACACTAGGCCGGTGCACCAAAGCGAAGGTTAAACTCTACCTGAAGCCCGACGTCCGTCCAGTGTACTGTCCAAAGAGACCAGTTGCATATGCTGCCCTTCCAAAGGTGGATGCCGAACTTCAACGTCTTCAAGACAAGGGAATAATCTCACCAGTGAAGTTTTCCGACTGGGCAACCTCGATAGTCGTGGTCCGGAAGTCAGACAACGTTTCCGTCCGTATCTGCGGCGACTACTCTACAGGGTTGAACAACGCACTAGAATCAGATGCCCATCCGCTTCCGCATCCAGATGATGTTTTTGCTGATCTGGCTGGCTGCCGGTATTTCTCCCAACTCGATCTATCTGATGCGTACCAGCAAGTCGAGGTTGAGGAGGAATCTCAGAAGTATCTAACGATCAACACTCATCGTGGACTGTTCAAATACAACCGTCTGCCGCCTGGAATCAAGTCCGCTCCTGGTACGTTCCAAAGGATTATCGATAGCATGGTCGCTGGTATTCCTGGAGTGAAACCGTATCTGGATGAGATCATGATAGCCGGTAGGACAAAGGAAGAACACGATCGCAGCCTCCATAAATTTCTGGAACGGATAAAGACGTACGGTTTTCATCTGAGGATCGAAGAATGTCGATTTGGCCTATCGCAAATCAAGTTTCTAGGTCATATAATCGACAAAGGCTGCTTACGACCTGATCCAGCGAAGACTACCCCAATTTCGCAGATGCCAGCTCCAATGAACGTATTACAGCTTCGATCGTATCTTGGAGTTATCAATTATTATGGGCGATTCGTCAAGCAGATGAAGGAGCTGAGAGCACCCATGGACTACTTGCTGAAACAAAACGTCAATTGGGAATGGACTGCAAGCTGCCAGAAGTCATTCGACAAGTTCAAAACGCTGCTCACTTCCGACTTGTTGCTGACGCACTTCGACCCGAACAAGGAAATCATCGTAGCAGGTGATGCATCCAAAGACGGCTTGGGCGCTGTTATTATGCATCGCTTCCCGGATGGATCAGTGAAGGCAATTTCGCACATTTCAAGATCACTGACCCCTGCAGAGAAAAATTACGGCCAGAACGAGAAAGAAGCTTTGGCGCTGATTTTTGCTGTGACACGATTTCACAAGATGTTGTTCGGCCGGAAATTTACCTTGCAGACTGATCACCAACCACTTCTCAAGGTGTTCGGAAGCAAAAAAGGAATTCCGGTATACACGGCCAACCGACTTCAACGCTGGGCGCTTACGCTGATGCTGTACGATTTCGACATCCAGTTCGTGCGCACTGAAGAATTTTCATGGCATTTCATCAGTCCTTTCAAGACTGATGAAATTTCCATGCAACAGCCGATGAAGAATATGTCATTGCTTCTGTACAAATGGAAGCCGATGTCAACTTCTAGTCTTCCCGTGACGTCTGAAATTATCGCTGCTGAAACGTCAAGAGATCCTGTTCTCCAATCGGTGGTGTTCCATATCAATGAAGGATGGCCCAAGTATTCCAAGGAAATTGATGATCCAGTTGCTCAACAATTCTTCACTCGCCGAGACAGTCTGCAGATCGTTCAAGGTTGA